Part of the Halalkalibacter krulwichiae genome is shown below.
CATTCAAATCGGTACGAATCATTTAATGAATAGCCGATTAACTGTTCACGCTGAAAATCAAATGCTTTGTAAAGATAATAATTTAAAAGGTCAACCGGGTTTGAAGCGGTTACAATAATGGCGTTAGGCACATACGTTTCAATCACTTGACCTATTTTCCGGAAAATCGAGATATTCTCTTGTAAATAAGCATTTCTTGATTTAACATCGCTGCGATTCGGAACACCGGCTGTAATAATGACAATCGATGAATCCTTTAAGTCCGGATAGCTCCCTCGATACATTCGCTTGTGTGGAAAAGCATTTTCAAAATCCATCACATGATTATCTAAAAACGTTTCATTGACATCAATTAAGCAAAGTTCATCAGCTAACTCGTTCATCGCTAACGTCATGGCACAGGCTGCACCTAACGTACCGGCTGCTCCTATGATCGATATTTTTTTCATTGTCTTCTCCCTCTAACATGCGAATAAGATGGTAAATGAGTTCATTCGTTGGAACCGCTATGTTATGTCGCTTTGCTTTTTCAACAATCGCTCCATTTAAGTAATCAATTTCCGTCGGTCGACCACTATGAAGATCTTGTACCATTGACGGCAAATGATTTCCGGACATTTTCGGATCAAACACATCGACGATCATCTTCACAATCACTTCTTTATTGAGGTTGATTCCTTCCGCCTCTGCGACGACAATGATCTCATCAACAATCGCATTGATCACCTCATCAATTTGCTGATAGCTTCCAACGGCACTAACGGTGTCATTGATGATCGTACAAAGCGTATTTAATACGGCGTTAAAAGCAACCTTGTTCCAGATGCTAATCAAAACATCTCGCGAGACCTCCACATTCATCCCTGCCGCATTCATCACGGCACAAATCTCTTTAACTGCTTCTGACTCTCCGCCGTCAACTTGCATAATGTGAACATGCCCCGTACCAAGCGCTTGAATATGACCCGGGCCAAGGAGCTCCGTACCAAAAGTCGTCACACCTGCTAACAGTCGGCTTTTTGGTACATATGTTTCAAGCGTTTCAATATTGCCTAAGCCATTTTGAAGAGTTAGCACTCGGGTATGATCTCCAATTAAGTGACGACAGCTTTTCACCATCTCATCTGTCTGCATCGATTTCGTAAAGACGATCACTAAGTCGAATGTCCCCTCGCTTTCTTCTGGCAACGAAGCATCCATATAAAGCACTTGATTACGATCTTCCTTTTTGATAGCTAGTCCGTTCTCTCGTATTTTCTTCACATGCGTCTCCCAACGATCGACTAAGAGCACCTCATTTCCAGCCTCAAATAACATGGACCCAAAGCGACATCCCATTGCGCCCGAGCCGGCGATTGCTATTTTCATAACCCGTTCCTCCTTTAGAAGATTGATTAGTAACTTATATAAGCTTTCTATCATTTTTAGAACAATCTACTAGAGATTTCCAACTAACAAAAAAAGATTCAACCGGTATATAGAATAAGGAAACAACTAGGAGATCAAATATTTTTTAAAAAAATAGTTAATATTTCACTCATCTTAGCCATACAGTTTAGTAAAGCCTTACGAACAAGGCACCTTGCCTTTCTTCGTGAACAATAGTGAACACGTCGTTCACATATCGAACAAAAAATCTAAAAAAAAGAAGTGATACTAGTGAGCGATCAATACGTCCTAAAAACTCTAGTAAACGCGATTGATGTGTTGTCCATTTTTGAAGAAGAAGTAGAGCTGACACCAAGTGAAATCGAACATAGAGTCAAAATGAACCGAACCAATTTGTTTCGAATCCTGTATACACTACGGCAAGGAGGCGTTTTAGAATGTGATCCAGAAACCGGAAAATATCGCATTGGCATGAAACTTGTACACCTATCCTCCCTTTACTTAAAACGATTAGACATTCGCACGATTAGTCATCCGCACTTAGTTGAGTTGCGAGATTCGTTAAATGAAACGGTCCATCTCGTTGTGATGAATAATGAGCGAGCTACCTTTGTTGACAAAGTAGAATCAGGCGGAGAGCTCGATATAAATATGGGCTCCTATGTTGGATGGAGTGCTCCACTCTACTGCACCGCCTCTGGAAAGCTACTACTAAGTTTTGAATCTGATGAAAAAGTCGTGCAGTATGCATCAACAGAAACGATGAAACGTTATACTCACAACACGCTTACAACGAAAAAGGAATTTCTTGATAGCATTGCAGAAATTCGCGAGCTCGGATATGCGATGGACAAAGAAGAAATGGTAGAAGGCTTAACATGTATCTCCTGTCCGATCGTCGATGAAAATCAAAAAGTTCTAGCAGCGATTAGTGTCTCAGGCGCGACGACCCGAATGAAAAGCAAGCATGACTTTGTTCTTACACAACTATTTGAAACCGCTACCAAAATAGCTGAGATAAAAAAGAAAATACCGAATTAATCGAGGGGGAAAATTGTATGAAGAAGATTTTATCGCTAGGATTTGTGTCGCTATTGTTTCTCTTTTTGCTTGCTGCCTGTGGCAGTGGCACGAGTGATAACGGACAGTCAGAAGCTTCCGATCCAGAAGAAGCAACGAGTGAAACGGATGGCGAAGTGTACGAACTACGTCTTGGACATATTGCAACCGAAACGAACCCATATCATCTACTAGCACTTGAGTTCAAAGAGTTAGTTGAAGAGAGATCAGAGGGCCAAGTGAAAATCAATGTATTTGCGAACGGCCAGTTAGGCCAGGAAAGAGAATTACTTGAGTCGATGCAATTTGGAAATATGGATTTAGCGGTTATTACTAGTTCACCTGTTACAAACTTTGTACCAGAGTTCGGGATTCTTGATGTTCCTTACCTTTTTGAAGATTGGGATCATGTCGAACGTTTCCTAGATTCTGATGTTGCCGAAGAGCTTTTAAAAGAAACAGACAATGTCGGCATTAACACATATGCCTTCATCCCACGTGGCTTTAGAAGCGTGACCAACTCGAAGCACCCTGTTCACACACCAGACGATATGAAAGGCTTGACATTGCGCGTTATTGAAAGCGGTGTTTACTTAGATACGATTAATGAAATGGGTGCAACGGCAACTGGAATGCCTTGGTCCGATGCCTTCACTGCCATGCAGCAAGGAGCGATTGACGGACAAGAAAATGACTACTCAATCAACTACACACAAAATGTGTTCGAAGTGCAAAAGTACCTTTCGTTAACGGAGCATATTTTCGCGATTAATACGATCATGTCTAGTCAAACAACGATGGAGAAATTACCTGAAGACCTTCAACAACTAATCGCCGATGCAGCTGTTGATGCGGCCAAAACTATCGCTGAGCACAACCGCGAGCAACAAGATGTCCTAAAAGCAAACTTGCTTGAAAAAGGCATGGAAATTAACGAAGTCGACAAAGAACTATTTATGAATGCCGTTCCAAACACACAAGAGAAATACAGCCAACAATTTGGCGAAACGTACTTTAAAGGTATTACTGATCTTAGATAAAACGAGACAACTTTAGCGGAGGAAAGATACGTAGACTCCTGCGGGATGAAAGGCAAGGGTGAGCCCTACAGTGCGTTAGCACGAGGAGGCTCACCAGCCGCCCGCGGAATGCGAAGTATCTTTTCGGAGCGGATGCTACGCTATTACATTCAGACTCTTCGTTAATTAAAACTCTTTTGTTCCGGCCTCAATTAAAAATGTTTTCATAGAAAGAGGGGAAGCATCTCTATGAAACTAGCAAATCGGATTAGTTCAGCCATTGATAAAATCTGTCAGCATGTGATTACGATCCTGCTTGTGACCGTTTCAGTTGTATTGTTTATTCAAGTGTTCTCTAGATTTGTATTAAATAGTGGGACGTTTTGGACAGATGAACTTGCTCGATATGCGACCGTATGGCTTGTTTTCTTAGGAGCGGCCATCGCAACTAGAGATAAATCTCTCATGAGTGTCGACATTTTCGAAAGTCTCTTTCCGAAATCGAAACGTTATCTCAGAATCTTTCAAACCGTTATGATGCTCATCTATGCAGGCCTAATAGCGAAAATCAGTTACGGCACCTTAACTTTAGTGAAAAATCAGCTCTCACCGAACATGTCCGTACCAATGACGGTCCTTTATGCAGTTCTTCCGTTATCAGCACTTATTATGGTCATTCATCTTGTTGTCCATCTGCTCCCTACCAAATCCGGCCAAGGAGATGATCAAACATGATTACGATTCTACTACTTGCCGCTCTTTTGCTAATGGCAATGGGGCTTCCAATTGCTGTCACGATCGGTCTTGTCTCCATTGGCTATATTTTCATCAATGAGATTCCTGTGAACATCATCACCCAGCAAATCGTCGGCGGGGTCGATGTCACCTCTTTGCTTGCAATTCCCCTTTTCATCTTAGCTGGTGACTTAATGAGCAAAGGTGGACTGGCTAAGCGGATGATTCGACTCGCCAGTGCTCTTGTTGGGAAAGTAAGTGGCGGCCTAGGTCTCGTCACCGTTCTTGCTTGTATGTTCTTTTCGGCGATTTCTGGAAGCGGGGTCGCAACCGCCGCTGCACTTGGTAGTTTAATGATCCCTGCCATGGTAAATAAAGGCTATGACCGCGGCTTTGCGAGCTCAATTGTGGCAACCGCAAGTCCGTTAGGGGTCATCATCCCACCAAGTATTTCCTTTATCATTTACAGCAGCTTAACAGGCGTTTCAGTTGCGAACCTATACAAAGTCGGGATTCCCGCAGGCCTATTAATTGGCTTCGTCTTAATGATCTTGTTTTATTTCTTAGCACGAAAACATGGTTACAAAGCAGAAAATACTCCTTTTGACCGCAAAGAATTTTGGTCAGCGTTAAAAGACTCGCTTTGGGCGTTAGGGACTCCGGTTATCTTAGTCGGAGGGGTTTTCGGCGGCGTGTTCACGCCAACAGAATCGGCTGTTGCCGCTGTCTTTTATGCATTAGGTGTTGGTCTGTTTATTTATAAAGATTTGAAGTTCAAAGACATCCTGCCGATCTTTTACGGATCAGCCAAACTAACAGCTAACATCATGTTTATCATTGCGAACGCCTCCTTACTTGCATGGGTATTAACAGCAGAAGGAATTCCGCAAAGCATCGTTGCAACGTTTCTTTCTTTCTCTGACAACCCAATTGTCATATTGTTAATCATCAACTTAATCATTTTGATTATTGGCTTGTTCATGGAAACGTCGGCTACGTTAGTGATTCTCGTTCCATTGTTTTTACCGATTGTCACAAGCCTTGGCATGGACCCGCTCCACTTTGGCATTGTTGTCGTCATCGGTACAGCGATTGGCCTTGCGACTCCGCCTTTTGGCGTCTGTCTATTTACCGCTGCAAGCGTTGGAAAAGTAAGCATTCAAAAACTATCAAAACATATCGTTCTTCCGATTCTCGTGATGATTGCCGTCTTGTTATTCATCACGTTCGTACCAGAAGTTGTCATGTTTTTAGTCAAATAATATGGAAAAGGGATGGGATTTTTTATGCAAACTACAACTACCTTTCGTGATTGGTCAAGACAATACATTGGAGGCCAATGGAAAATAGGAAACAGTGAAAATACGTACTTAAACAAAAATCCATTTGATAAATCGATTCTCGTGAAAATGCCGCTTGCTAACCTAGAGGATGTTAACACCGCCTATCAAGAAGCAAAGGCCGCACAGAAAAAGTGGCAGGAAACATCCGCCTATGAGCGCTCCGCTCTGTTAAAAAAAGCAGCTGAACTACTTGCCAATAAACGCGATGAGATCGTTGGGATCTTAGTCTCGGAAACAGGGAGCAGCTTTGCGAAAGCACAAGCGGAAGTAGACCTTTCCATTGCTGATTTGACCGAATTTGCCTCGTTGCCGATTCGGATGACAACTGAAACCGTCCCTTCTGTCGTCCCAGGAAAAGAAAACCGAATCTACCGGCTTCCTGTTGGGGTCGTCGGCGTCATTAGCCCGTTTAACTTCCCGCTTTACCTATCAATTCGCGCCATCGCTCCAGCCCTTGCTGTTGGAAACGGGGTCGTCGTCAAACCAGATTTGCAAACGTTCATTTCAGGCGGGCTATTTATCGGGAAGCTCTTTGAAGAAGCTGGCTTGCCAAAAGGACTGCTAAACATCGTCGTTGCTGACATTGCTGAAATCGGCGACGCCTTTGTCGAACACCCTGTTCCAAAAGTGATTTCGTTCACTGGCTCAACGGCAGTCGGACGCCACATCGCCCAGCTTTGTGCGAAAAACTTAAAACGCGTTGCACTCGAATTAGGCGGCAACAACGTCATGATTGTCCTTGATGACGCCGATGTCGAGCAAGCTGCAAGCGCAGCTGTGTTCGGAAAGTTTCTACACCAAGGTCAAATCTGCATGTCCTTAAATCGAATCATCGTCCACCGCAATCTTTACGACGAGTTTGTGAAAGTCTTTTCTGAAAAAGTTGCCGGCCTCCGCGTTGGAAATCCGGTAGATCCTAATGTCTTTATCGGACCAATCATCAATCAGAATCAAGTCGATAAAATCCAACAATTAATCGACCAATCGATTGAACAAGGGGCCAACGTCGTCACACGCGGCAACGTTACCGGAACACTCATGGAGCCTGTCATCCTCACCGATGTCACAAATGACATGGCAATCGCTCAAAACGAAATCTTTGGCCCAGTTGCAGCGATCCTCCCTGTCTCGAGCGAAGAAGAAGCAATCCGCATTGCCAATGACAGCGACTACGGCCTCAGCGGATCGGTCTTTTCCGGAAACCTCGATCACGGCATCAACGTCGCCTTACAGATCGAAACCGGTATGATTCACGTCAACGACCAAAGCATCAACTGCGAATCCATCATCCCGTTCGGCGGCGAGAAAAGCTCAGGCCTCGGGCGCTACGGCGGCGACTGGTCCCTCGAGGAGTTCACAACGCTCCGCTGGGTATCTGTCCAAAGAGAACCACGACCATTTCCATTTTAATGTTGAAAGCTCAAGACTAGGGTCAGTGATCCTGGTCTTGAGTTTTTTTACGGTACAGGGCTCAGTTGGACTAAAAAAGCCATCACCCCACTTCACACAAGGAGCAACGGCTCTACTCATACATCAGATTGTCTAGTGTTATCTTGCGTTTCAGGTTCTACCGATCTTTTCCTCAATATTGAAGTTGGCGCTCGCCAAATGAGATCAAGCCAGCTCGGAAAATCGTAAGGAGCAATCGGTGCTGTATAATAGCTGCCAAAGCTTCGTAATCCAACAAGATGAATGTTAATCGCAATATAAAAAAGAATCATCCCATATAAACCTAATATTGATGCGGCGATCATCATGCTAAAGCGAAGAATCCGAATCGAGATACTAATGCTATAAGCAGGTAGGGCAAAGGAAGCAATCGCTGTTAGGGCTACGACAATAACCATAACCGGGCTCACAATCCCCGCTCGTACAGCCGCATCACCGATAACCAAACCACCGACAATCCCAATCGTTTGTCCAACCGGTCGCGGCAGACGAACCCCAGCTTCTCGCAAAAGTTCAATCGTAAATTCCATTAGGATTGCTTCAATAAAAGCAGGGAACGGAACGCCTTCTCTCGTCCCGGCAATGGAAAGGGCCAGTGTCGTAGGAATCATCCCTTGATGGAAAGACACAACCGCGATATAAACACCCGGAAGAAGTAAAGCGATGATCGCTGCAATCGCACGTAGGCTACGAATAAGTGTCCCAATAAACCAGCGTTCATAATAATCCTCAGGCGATTTGAATAATTGTTCTAATACGACCGGAGCAATTAAGACATAAGGGCTCCCATCGATCGCAATGAGAACTTGTCCATTCATCAGTGCCCCTGCTGCTTTATCCGGTCTTTCTGTATTCCCTAATTGCGGAAAGGGAGAAAATACATTTTCCTCAATTAATTGTTCTACCGTGCCAGAT
Proteins encoded:
- a CDS encoding IclR family transcriptional regulator, with the translated sequence MSDQYVLKTLVNAIDVLSIFEEEVELTPSEIEHRVKMNRTNLFRILYTLRQGGVLECDPETGKYRIGMKLVHLSSLYLKRLDIRTISHPHLVELRDSLNETVHLVVMNNERATFVDKVESGGELDINMGSYVGWSAPLYCTASGKLLLSFESDEKVVQYASTETMKRYTHNTLTTKKEFLDSIAEIRELGYAMDKEEMVEGLTCISCPIVDENQKVLAAISVSGATTRMKSKHDFVLTQLFETATKIAEIKKKIPN
- a CDS encoding ketopantoate reductase family protein, which codes for MKIAIAGSGAMGCRFGSMLFEAGNEVLLVDRWETHVKKIRENGLAIKKEDRNQVLYMDASLPEESEGTFDLVIVFTKSMQTDEMVKSCRHLIGDHTRVLTLQNGLGNIETLETYVPKSRLLAGVTTFGTELLGPGHIQALGTGHVHIMQVDGGESEAVKEICAVMNAAGMNVEVSRDVLISIWNKVAFNAVLNTLCTIINDTVSAVGSYQQIDEVINAIVDEIIVVAEAEGINLNKEVIVKMIVDVFDPKMSGNHLPSMVQDLHSGRPTEIDYLNGAIVEKAKRHNIAVPTNELIYHLIRMLEGEDNEKNIDHRSSRYVRCSLCHDVSDERVS
- a CDS encoding aldehyde dehydrogenase family protein — encoded protein: MQTTTTFRDWSRQYIGGQWKIGNSENTYLNKNPFDKSILVKMPLANLEDVNTAYQEAKAAQKKWQETSAYERSALLKKAAELLANKRDEIVGILVSETGSSFAKAQAEVDLSIADLTEFASLPIRMTTETVPSVVPGKENRIYRLPVGVVGVISPFNFPLYLSIRAIAPALAVGNGVVVKPDLQTFISGGLFIGKLFEEAGLPKGLLNIVVADIAEIGDAFVEHPVPKVISFTGSTAVGRHIAQLCAKNLKRVALELGGNNVMIVLDDADVEQAASAAVFGKFLHQGQICMSLNRIIVHRNLYDEFVKVFSEKVAGLRVGNPVDPNVFIGPIINQNQVDKIQQLIDQSIEQGANVVTRGNVTGTLMEPVILTDVTNDMAIAQNEIFGPVAAILPVSSEEEAIRIANDSDYGLSGSVFSGNLDHGINVALQIETGMIHVNDQSINCESIIPFGGEKSSGLGRYGGDWSLEEFTTLRWVSVQREPRPFPF
- a CDS encoding DctP family TRAP transporter solute-binding subunit, which codes for MKKILSLGFVSLLFLFLLAACGSGTSDNGQSEASDPEEATSETDGEVYELRLGHIATETNPYHLLALEFKELVEERSEGQVKINVFANGQLGQERELLESMQFGNMDLAVITSSPVTNFVPEFGILDVPYLFEDWDHVERFLDSDVAEELLKETDNVGINTYAFIPRGFRSVTNSKHPVHTPDDMKGLTLRVIESGVYLDTINEMGATATGMPWSDAFTAMQQGAIDGQENDYSINYTQNVFEVQKYLSLTEHIFAINTIMSSQTTMEKLPEDLQQLIADAAVDAAKTIAEHNREQQDVLKANLLEKGMEINEVDKELFMNAVPNTQEKYSQQFGETYFKGITDLR
- a CDS encoding TRAP transporter large permease, which gives rise to MITILLLAALLLMAMGLPIAVTIGLVSIGYIFINEIPVNIITQQIVGGVDVTSLLAIPLFILAGDLMSKGGLAKRMIRLASALVGKVSGGLGLVTVLACMFFSAISGSGVATAAALGSLMIPAMVNKGYDRGFASSIVATASPLGVIIPPSISFIIYSSLTGVSVANLYKVGIPAGLLIGFVLMILFYFLARKHGYKAENTPFDRKEFWSALKDSLWALGTPVILVGGVFGGVFTPTESAVAAVFYALGVGLFIYKDLKFKDILPIFYGSAKLTANIMFIIANASLLAWVLTAEGIPQSIVATFLSFSDNPIVILLIINLIILIIGLFMETSATLVILVPLFLPIVTSLGMDPLHFGIVVVIGTAIGLATPPFGVCLFTAASVGKVSIQKLSKHIVLPILVMIAVLLFITFVPEVVMFLVK
- a CDS encoding TRAP transporter small permease, with the protein product MKLANRISSAIDKICQHVITILLVTVSVVLFIQVFSRFVLNSGTFWTDELARYATVWLVFLGAAIATRDKSLMSVDIFESLFPKSKRYLRIFQTVMMLIYAGLIAKISYGTLTLVKNQLSPNMSVPMTVLYAVLPLSALIMVIHLVVHLLPTKSGQGDDQT
- a CDS encoding spore germination protein: MFKKKLFKTLHSNTARKKEEYQVTLSKNLNETVDSIRKVIGESTDVIQRDFTINHYIRASLFYIDGLSGIDHIEQNIIKPLTDSSNQILRGQPIERVVNEVVSVSNISIVDNFDDAILPVMSGDSLLVIDGYEKLITLDTRQMDKRSIQEPQSEIVVRGPRDGFIELLQSNIMLIRRRIKDPNLVVQQGKIGRRSKTDFALLYMKGIAPNELIEEVRFRISCIDLDGVLESGTVEQLIEENVFSPFPQLGNTERPDKAAGALMNGQVLIAIDGSPYVLIAPVVLEQLFKSPEDYYERWFIGTLIRSLRAIAAIIALLLPGVYIAVVSFHQGMIPTTLALSIAGTREGVPFPAFIEAILMEFTIELLREAGVRLPRPVGQTIGIVGGLVIGDAAVRAGIVSPVMVIVVALTAIASFALPAYSISISIRILRFSMMIAASILGLYGMILFYIAINIHLVGLRSFGSYYTAPIAPYDFPSWLDLIWRAPTSILRKRSVEPETQDNTRQSDV